The proteins below are encoded in one region of Halichoerus grypus chromosome X, mHalGry1.hap1.1, whole genome shotgun sequence:
- the NCBP2L gene encoding nuclear cap-binding protein subunit 2-like has translation MDRKQLPSRCPLGTVSNDLRILQGDSSLELSEYWDRQFDGDNDDQEKLLKESSTLYVGNLSFHTTEEQIYELFSRCGAIKHVFMGLDKIKKKACGFCFVEYYNRVGAENAMWFLNGTRLDDRIIHTDWDLGFRERRQYGRRPEGQVRNAFGEDFDVGRGGSGKQAQARDRRGIR, from the coding sequence ATGGATCGCAAACAGCTGCCCTCACGGTGTCCACTGGGCACCGTGTCCAACGATCTGAGAATTCTGCAAGGCGATTCCTCCCTGGAGCTGAGCGAGTACTGGGACCGGCAGTTTGATGGGGATAACGATGATCAGGAGAAATTACTGAAGGAAAGCTCCACACTCTACGTGGGGAATCTTTCCTTTCATACTACTGAAGAGCAAATATATGAGCTCTTTAGTAGATGTGGTGCTATCAAGCATGTATTTATGGGCCtggataaaattaagaaaaaggcaTGTGGTTTCTGTTTTGTAGAGTACTATAACAGAGTTGGTGCCGAAAATGCCATGTGGTTCCTAAACGGGACCCGCCTAGATGATCGTATTATCCACACAGATTGGGATCTAGGCTTTCGAGAGCGCAGACAGTATGGCCGCCGACCTGAGGGCCAAGTAAGGAACGCGTTTGGTGAAGATTTTGATGTTGGTAGAGGTGGCTCTGGAAAACAGGCTCAGGCCCGTGATAGAAGAGGAATCCGTTAG